The Treponema medium genome has a window encoding:
- the xseA gene encoding exodeoxyribonuclease VII large subunit → MDHVYSIQEITGIIKSLFEQNFTSLRIAGEISNCRPSSTGHLYFTLKDEKAALQAVMFKGRTWTLGFEPKDGLKVIVSGSLSVYEQRGSYQIIVETMELAGEGAILKMLEERKQKLAREGLFDQSRKRPLPFFPLRIAVITSPTGAALRDILTVLSRRNRTVSVTVLPAPVQGAEAAPVLARQLETANRYKLGELIIIGRGGGSLEDLLPFSDEAVVRAVAASDIPVISAVGHEIDWALTDFAADVRAPTPSAAAELAVPVLDEITDTITQIQSDMLHNIGRAVERIRLTIKGFTPESLEMKFRRIEQPLLMRLDDAKENLLYTMLARLTDTKHRLALLKQTIEGANPQEILNRGYSIVYNRQTGLVLRRAQDAVAARELRIRLADGEIEASTEG, encoded by the coding sequence ATGGATCACGTATATTCGATACAAGAGATTACCGGCATTATCAAATCGCTTTTTGAGCAAAATTTTACCTCCCTCCGCATCGCGGGGGAGATTTCCAACTGCCGCCCTTCAAGCACCGGGCACCTCTATTTTACCCTAAAAGATGAAAAAGCCGCACTGCAAGCGGTTATGTTTAAAGGCCGAACATGGACGCTCGGCTTTGAGCCGAAAGACGGACTCAAGGTCATTGTATCAGGTTCGCTGTCGGTATATGAACAGCGTGGTTCGTATCAGATAATCGTTGAAACGATGGAGCTTGCCGGAGAAGGCGCTATCCTAAAAATGCTGGAAGAGCGGAAGCAGAAACTTGCGCGGGAAGGCCTTTTCGACCAAAGCAGAAAGCGCCCGCTGCCGTTTTTCCCGCTCCGTATCGCTGTGATTACCAGCCCAACGGGTGCCGCCTTGCGCGATATCCTCACGGTACTTTCGCGCAGGAACCGCACGGTAAGTGTTACCGTGCTTCCCGCTCCCGTGCAGGGAGCGGAGGCGGCGCCTGTGCTGGCACGGCAACTGGAAACCGCCAATCGGTATAAGCTTGGGGAGCTTATTATTATCGGAAGAGGCGGCGGCTCTTTGGAAGACCTGCTCCCCTTCTCCGATGAGGCAGTTGTCCGCGCGGTTGCCGCTTCGGACATTCCGGTTATCAGCGCAGTCGGGCACGAAATCGACTGGGCGCTTACCGACTTTGCTGCGGATGTACGCGCACCTACACCGTCTGCCGCTGCGGAGCTTGCCGTGCCGGTTTTGGACGAAATCACCGATACCATTACTCAAATACAGTCCGATATGCTGCACAATATCGGCCGTGCAGTGGAAAGGATTCGGCTTACGATTAAAGGTTTTACACCGGAGTCGCTTGAGATGAAATTCCGCCGCATTGAACAGCCGCTTTTGATGCGCCTAGACGATGCGAAAGAAAATCTGCTGTATACGATGCTGGCACGGCTGACCGACACAAAGCACCGGCTTGCTTTATTGAAACAAACCATTGAAGGTGCAAACCCGCAGGAAATACTCAACAGAGGCTATTCTATTGTTTACAACCGGCAGACGGGGCTTGTACTCCGCCGTGCGCAGGATGCAGTAGCTGCTCGCGAACTCCGCATTAGGCTCGCCGATGGTGAAATTGAAGCCTCTACCGAAGGATAA